The window ttgtgaattaagacaatatcacgGTAattcgtacaggatgcacatataccaataagacattaatcaattacagttctaaacgtcaatgggaagtGTTATATACCGATGAAaacaatgaatggtaacttttgggacccatttatgaaccaatactacgtgtacatttttatcgtataattattaaataactaaactattcatattcatgtccctctcattatgagccttattttgacctatgaactattattatacgatttactattcttgaagTATGgtctgtctattaattactacctccctcattcacagccacattcggctaaatcttgtacaaatgttgtttcctattttatggtacgatgggATGTGtgtgattggtatataaacccagtatgtttgaaataaatgattcatattgcagagactgagattagtgttctgaacttaacaggctAGGCTAAGTGGGAAGCAGAACTGATAAGTACTctatgtagtgaacaagaacaccgatggggaacaatcgaatgtatttgacacaaaattacaggacttgttaataaaatctaacaatcataaagtaaatgcttaatttacaaaatgttcacCAATTGTCACAAAAtgactcaaacttcattgttcttgcattctcATACAAATTgtatcctgtttccattctttactattcgattctcttgtctctctgctttcagaccttctgttcacaactaacatcacatactacttatgtcaatataagtagcacacactacactcTAGATTGCTCGTACGGattttatgcatcattggtccAATCGATAATTCACTATTTTCTAATTGGCTatatcattacattatacattaacagAGTACACAGGTCACAAAttataaaagaaacatttaaataaacaataccaaatgaatctaTTGTTTTATTGTCTTCATTTTAcatttctctctctttcttgttttcattgttcttttatatattattgtcttattttcaatattattgatcattttgttcaatatttaaattattctcaaataaaatcaatttaaaacgtaaccatataaataaaatcaatattaatcCATGTAAAAATGCatctaatataaaaataaatgatgacATCATAgttattgtataattataaataagagTAAATAATAAACCACCAAATAAATTTGCTATCGTTTCAAATATTGATATTAATGCAAATGATGCACCAATTTCtgttttatatattaatttacttattatAGAACGTGTTGCTGATGTAATATAACCAGCTGCTGAACCAATTATTACACCAAAAAATAACCATTCTTTATGTTTTGttatactaaataataataaacgtattatttttaataataaaccaataataataaatgttgtatcatgtaatgaaaatttttgttcaattattgGTAAAATAAAAGTTAAATGTATAAACATACAACCATAATAACATGttaaataataactatataattGACTAGTCCATAATGTTGGTTCATTAcgtaaatataataaaataatatcttGTTCACCAGATTTTGtcatttgattaaataatacagtaaataataaaattaataataattgatgtttttcattagaatttttttgaaataaaaattgataaGATTGATAAAATTGTTCAatgattaattgaataaatCCATAGGATGAGtttttatgatgatgatgatgattatcgGATAGTTTCATTGAATTAGTACaatatattgatttttcatGATCATTATATTGTATTAATGAAGAATGATCATTTAATATTGGTATATTTTCATTAGTATTTGAATCAATaaccaaaaataataaaattaaaacaatgagtaaattattaattgtacaaaatataattgaatcagaataattgaaaaatgttaaaaatataCCAAGTAATAATGTACCAATAGATAAACCAAGACAATTAATACCTAATAAACGACCAAGCATAGATGTACGATTATTGATATGAGTTAAATTAGTTATATAACTATTAGCACCCATTGTTATTGCACTACTTTTACCACATATACCATATATAAATCCAccaattaatataaatataattgaataatttattaaattattattcattaacaataaactaataGAAAATAATGTACATGCAATAATTGCACCTAAACATGGTATTAACATTGAAATTTTATAACCATATTTATTAGAATAAATACCATAAATAAAACATGCTATTGTAGCTggtaaatttaataaaatacgataaattaataaataatatccagATAATCTTTGTacatgatataataataattgattttctatagaatcattattaataataatactattattattattatcattagttatTTCACCGGAACAAATAGTTTGTTGTAATTTTGTTGAATTGATTAATGATAAAcatataattttatatatttcaatacgTGTACCATATTGTAATATTGTTTCTGTTAATTTatatagaaaaaaacaaaatataattaaatgaatagattgttttaaatgattattcCGTTGAATAAATAATGAGAACATTGAATATGTATAAAAAggaattttatttagttttttttttctttcaaaagttgttttaattgaataattagaaaaaagaaaaaattatttaaaaataatttctatcAATTATAAATAACATTGTGAGAAGAGAAATTAAGAATTTAAAATGTTCACCaaatgaagatatatatatatatatatgtttgaatCGATTATAAGAatttttaaccaatcaaattacttgtcagattGTAAGaagctgattggttgaaatatttaaaaaaaatgaacaaacaggacgaaacgcgaatTCTGGATTacactactaaccactatctatctttgtttaaaaaagcTTATGATTTAAGGTTATATTAAGGCAATcgtcacaggatgcacatattaccgacatgagactgatcaattacagtcctgaaTTAAAAAAAAGGGAAGAtagaagtaaaacaataccaagtgaatttgaacaaATAATTCTTTGAGATTTTACAATTACATTCATTCTTCTTAATGTTTCATATTAGCTTGGAGCTCAAATTTGGTGGAACCAGTCGATCAAATCTAGACGAATTTTCTTATAAATGGTTTATAACATTAGGAAACCTTGGaataattttatgtttaatGTTGTGTTAATagataaacaatttatttagtGGGTCATAGTTGTCCTGGATTAATGTCAGTTAAGGTAATTAAATTAAACCGAAAATAAACGTCGATAACTATTGACTGTCAGCaaagattgatcaatttcataaAGTTATTCAGTAGCAATATATCTTAACCGTAAGGTATAATTAAGAATTCGGAAGATCTATGCACATAGTTTATACAATTCTACTTCATTTTCAATTATGAACGTTAGGTTAACAGGTGGCATTTGATTCTATTTGTAGTTAATACAGTCGTTTTTACTCCAGTTGAATAGTGTCTAGTAGTGATATCCACAACATGCGTTTCGTCCCTGTTGAGAATCGTCAGCTAGATGCATGTGCATTCACTCAAGATTTTCATAGTTTGGGATTAACTAAGGATATTACATTGACGATTGCTCATCAAACATCCACTAAGAGTGTTATACATTT of the Schistosoma haematobium chromosome 4, whole genome shotgun sequence genome contains:
- a CDS encoding hypothetical protein (EggNog:ENOG410WIN1~COG:G), yielding MFSLFIQRNNHLKQSIHLIIFCFFLYKLTETILQYGTRIEIYKIICLSLINSTKLQQTICSGEITNDNNNNSIIINNDSIENQLLLYHVQRLSGYYLLIYRILLNLPATIACFIYGIYSNKYGYKISMLIPCLGAIIACTLFSISLLLMNNNLINYSIIFILIGGFIYGICGKSSAITMGANSYITNLTHINNRTSMLGRLLGINCLGLSIGTLLLGIFLTFFNYSDSIIFCTINNLLIVLILLFLVIDSNTNENIPILNDHSSLIQYNDHEKSIYCTNSMKLSDNHHHHHKNSSYGFIQLIIEQFYQSYQFLFQKNSNEKHQLLLILLFTVLFNQMTKSGEQDIILLYLRNEPTLWTSQLYSYYLTCYYGCMFIHLTFILPIIEQKFSLHDTTFIIIGLLLKIIRLLLFSITKHKEWLFFGVIIGSAAGYITSATRSIISKLIYKTEIGASFALISIFETIANLFGGLLFTLIYNYTITMMSSFIFILDAFLHGLILILFIWLRFKLILFENNLNIEQNDQ